From the Acidobacteriota bacterium genome, one window contains:
- a CDS encoding RidA family protein: MSYEIFNPSEMPPARGFSHGLLAPAGGRVLFIAGQTAHGTDGAPLPQSSGAEAFVGQFAKALDNVLAVAAAAGGRPEHLGRFTVYVTDMATYRSSLKALGDVYRQRMGRHFPAMALVAVSELVDPGAMVEIEATAVLPT, from the coding sequence ATGAGCTACGAGATCTTCAACCCATCGGAGATGCCGCCGGCTCGGGGTTTCAGTCATGGCCTGCTGGCGCCGGCAGGAGGGCGGGTGCTCTTCATCGCCGGTCAGACGGCTCACGGCACCGACGGTGCGCCGCTGCCCCAAAGCTCCGGAGCAGAAGCCTTCGTCGGGCAATTCGCCAAGGCCTTGGACAATGTGCTGGCGGTGGCGGCAGCTGCCGGGGGCAGGCCGGAGCATCTCGGCCGCTTCACCGTCTATGTCACGGACATGGCGACCTACCGCAGCAGTCTCAAGGCTCTAGGAGACGTCTACCGCCAGCGCATGGGCCGCCACTTCCCCGCCATGGCGCTGGTGGCGGTGAGCGAGCTGGTGGACCCGGGGGCGATGGTGGAGATCGAGGCTACGGCCGTGCTCCCCACCTAG
- a CDS encoding enoyl-CoA hydratase family protein: protein MQALRTEYRPQERRTMALNPEHFLYEFDPETAVATITLNRPDRLNALTFDIYEELRDTFRALNHEEGVRAVILTGSGKAFCSGGDVHDIIGQLFDRGYEGLLEFTRLTCDLILSMRLCRRPVVAALNGTVAGAGAVMAAASDVRVAAESAKIGFVFTKVGLCGADMGAAWLLPRLVGLGQATELLMTGDFIDAREAHRIGLYNHVVSDDEVLSRARGLAEKLARGPSFALEITKDALNREAHMDLATAMENEAQIQAVCMQNPNFREAFEAFRDKRKARFE from the coding sequence ATCCAAGCCCTTCGAACCGAGTATCGACCCCAGGAGAGACGGACCATGGCCTTGAACCCCGAGCATTTTCTCTATGAATTCGATCCCGAAACGGCGGTGGCGACCATCACCCTCAACCGCCCGGACCGGCTCAACGCCCTCACCTTCGACATCTACGAGGAGCTGCGGGATACGTTCCGGGCGCTGAATCACGAGGAAGGGGTCCGTGCGGTGATCCTCACCGGCTCGGGCAAGGCGTTCTGCTCCGGCGGCGACGTCCACGACATCATCGGTCAGCTCTTCGACCGCGGCTATGAAGGACTGCTGGAGTTCACCCGCCTGACCTGCGATCTGATCCTCTCCATGCGGCTGTGCCGGCGTCCGGTGGTGGCGGCCCTCAACGGCACGGTGGCGGGGGCGGGAGCGGTGATGGCCGCCGCCAGCGATGTGCGGGTAGCGGCGGAGTCGGCCAAGATCGGCTTCGTATTCACCAAGGTGGGCCTGTGCGGGGCGGATATGGGCGCGGCCTGGTTGCTGCCGCGCCTCGTCGGTCTGGGGCAGGCTACCGAGCTGCTGATGACCGGAGACTTCATCGACGCCCGGGAGGCCCACCGCATCGGCCTCTATAACCATGTGGTGAGCGACGACGAAGTGCTGTCCCGGGCTCGGGGGCTGGCGGAGAAGCTCGCCCGGGGACCGTCCTTCGCGCTGGAGATCACCAAGGATGCTCTCAACCGGGAGGCGCATATGGATCTGGCGACGGCGATGGAAAATGAGGCGCAGATTCAGGCGGTCTGCATGCAAAATCCCAATTTCCGCGAAGCCTTCGAGGCGTTCCGGGACAAGCGCAAGGCGCGCTTCGAGTAG
- a CDS encoding acyl-CoA dehydrogenase family protein has translation MPDTRATRAFLEPRHHQLATAAEAFVAEQIAPLGHAEDDEQARRQARQVLTALGEGTWLQPIAVPDLRACGLLREVLAAESPLADAVFALQALGSMPIQLAGSDELKRAFVEPALRGEAMAAFAMTEAEAGSDVAHLSTRAVRDGSHYVLNGGKAFISNAGIADFYTVFAVTDAEAGKRGISCFVVPADTPGLSLARAQVMSAPHPLGELAFEACRVPASHRLGSEGEGLKIGLASLDRLRATVGAAACGMAQRALAEALAYSKQRHLGGQALAEYQMTQDKLARGATELTASRLLVYRALWERDDGTERTTVEAAMAKSYATEAAQRIIDDAIQILGGRGCLAEHPVDHLYRSIRSLRIYEGTTEIQRLIIARALLAETS, from the coding sequence ATGCCCGACACTCGAGCGACTCGCGCGTTCCTGGAACCTCGCCATCATCAGCTGGCGACGGCGGCAGAAGCCTTCGTCGCAGAGCAGATCGCTCCCCTGGGGCACGCGGAGGACGATGAGCAGGCCCGGCGGCAGGCGCGCCAGGTCCTCACGGCCCTGGGCGAGGGGACCTGGCTGCAGCCCATCGCGGTGCCGGACCTACGGGCCTGTGGCCTGCTGCGGGAAGTCCTGGCGGCGGAATCGCCGCTGGCGGATGCGGTCTTCGCGCTGCAGGCCTTGGGCTCGATGCCGATCCAGCTGGCGGGGAGCGACGAGCTGAAGCGAGCGTTCGTGGAGCCGGCGCTCCGCGGCGAGGCGATGGCGGCCTTCGCCATGACGGAAGCGGAGGCGGGGTCGGACGTGGCCCATCTGTCGACCCGGGCCGTGCGGGATGGCTCCCACTATGTGCTGAACGGCGGCAAGGCGTTCATTTCCAACGCGGGTATCGCGGATTTTTATACCGTCTTTGCGGTGACGGATGCGGAGGCGGGCAAGCGGGGAATCTCGTGCTTCGTGGTACCCGCGGACACGCCGGGGCTGTCCCTGGCCCGGGCGCAGGTGATGAGTGCCCCCCATCCCCTCGGGGAGCTGGCCTTCGAGGCTTGCCGGGTTCCAGCCTCCCACCGGCTGGGTTCGGAGGGAGAGGGGCTGAAGATCGGGTTGGCCTCGTTGGATCGGCTGCGGGCCACCGTTGGTGCGGCGGCTTGCGGGATGGCGCAGCGGGCGCTGGCGGAGGCGTTGGCTTACTCGAAGCAGCGGCACTTGGGAGGCCAAGCGCTGGCGGAGTATCAGATGACTCAGGACAAGCTGGCCCGCGGGGCGACGGAGCTGACGGCCTCGCGGCTGCTGGTATACCGGGCGCTGTGGGAGCGGGACGACGGGACGGAGCGCACCACCGTGGAGGCGGCCATGGCCAAGTCCTACGCGACGGAGGCGGCGCAGCGGATCATCGACGATGCGATTCAGATTCTCGGCGGGCGGGGATGCCTGGCGGAGCATCCGGTGGATCACCTTTACCGCTCGATCAGGTCGTTGCGGATCTATGAGGGGACGACGGAGATTCAGAGACTGATCATTGCGCGGGCGCTGTTGGCGGAAACATCCTGA
- a CDS encoding bifunctional salicylyl-CoA 5-hydroxylase/oxidoreductase, with protein sequence MKIEIVGGGPGGLYFALLMKKRDPGHRVRVHERNRADDTFGFGVVFSDATMDNLADADRESYDAITRAFYHWDDIDIHYRGTVLSSTGHGFAGLSRQTLLDILAQRCRELGVEIDYESEVDPEAAGFLADADLVVAADGVNSRFRETFAEHFQPAIDWRPNRFVWLGTTQPFPAFTFYFQEDRHGLWRAHAYQYEPTENGEARSTFIVETTDETFHAAGLDPEDEDATVAFCQQLFAEQLDGHGLIKNRSLWRRFPTIKNGHWHHGKMVLLGDAAHTAHFSVGSGTKLALEDSIALADTLQDLAEDETSGADLNAALQRYEEERRPDVESLQRAAQASLQWFEETERYFQLPPVQFGFTLLTRSLRISHEDLKLRDPAYVRNIDRWFAEEAQERSGERILPEPAPTKPAPTEPVPPPLFTPFKLRGLLLPNRVVVSAMCQYSAEDGRPNDWHLVHLGSRAVGGAGLVITEMTDISREARITPGCAGLYQDEHVTAWRRITDFVHENTTSKIGVQLAHAGRKGATKLAWEGIDEPLEEGAWPLLAASPIPYLEHSQVPKAMDHGDMDAVRDDFVAAARRADEAGFDLLELHCAHGYLLATFLSPLTNQRQDEYGGSLENRMRYPLEVFDAVRAVWPEDKPIFVRISAVDWAPGGNQPEDAVEIARLLKAHDCDLVDVSAGQTVPDAKPVYGRLFQTPFSDRVRHEVGIPTMAVGNISSYTDVNTILAAGRADLCALARMHLWDPYWTRHAAHALGWDLPWPDPYSVLDRFTPRFE encoded by the coding sequence ATGAAGATCGAGATTGTCGGCGGGGGCCCCGGGGGGCTGTACTTCGCGCTGTTGATGAAAAAGCGGGATCCGGGGCATCGGGTGCGGGTGCATGAGCGCAACCGGGCGGACGACACCTTCGGTTTCGGCGTGGTCTTCTCCGACGCCACCATGGACAACCTCGCCGACGCCGACCGGGAGAGCTACGACGCCATCACCCGGGCCTTCTACCACTGGGACGACATCGACATTCACTACCGGGGGACCGTCCTCTCCTCCACCGGTCACGGCTTTGCCGGGCTCTCCCGCCAGACCCTCCTCGACATCCTCGCCCAGCGCTGCCGGGAGCTGGGGGTGGAGATTGACTACGAGTCGGAGGTGGACCCGGAGGCGGCGGGGTTCTTGGCCGATGCGGACCTGGTGGTGGCGGCGGACGGGGTGAATAGCCGGTTCAGGGAGACCTTCGCGGAGCACTTCCAGCCCGCCATCGACTGGCGCCCCAACCGCTTCGTGTGGCTCGGCACCACCCAGCCCTTCCCCGCCTTCACCTTCTACTTCCAGGAAGACCGCCACGGGCTGTGGCGGGCCCACGCCTATCAATACGAGCCCACCGAGAACGGCGAGGCTCGCTCCACCTTCATCGTCGAGACCACCGACGAGACTTTCCACGCCGCCGGTCTCGATCCCGAGGACGAGGACGCCACCGTGGCCTTCTGCCAGCAGCTCTTCGCCGAGCAGCTGGACGGCCATGGGCTGATCAAGAACCGCTCCCTGTGGCGCCGCTTCCCCACCATCAAGAACGGGCATTGGCACCACGGCAAGATGGTGCTGTTGGGGGATGCCGCCCACACAGCGCACTTCTCCGTCGGCTCCGGCACCAAGCTGGCGCTGGAGGATTCCATCGCCCTCGCCGACACCCTGCAGGATCTCGCCGAGGACGAGACTTCCGGAGCAGATCTGAACGCGGCGCTGCAGCGCTACGAGGAGGAACGGCGACCGGATGTGGAGAGCCTGCAGCGGGCGGCGCAGGCGAGCCTGCAGTGGTTCGAGGAGACCGAGCGCTACTTCCAGCTGCCGCCGGTGCAATTCGGCTTCACCCTGCTGACCCGCAGCCTGCGCATCAGCCATGAGGACCTGAAGCTGCGGGATCCGGCCTACGTTCGCAACATCGACCGCTGGTTCGCCGAGGAGGCCCAGGAGCGCAGCGGTGAGCGGATCCTGCCGGAGCCAGCCCCGACGAAACCAGCCCCGACGGAACCAGTGCCGCCGCCTCTCTTCACCCCCTTCAAGCTTCGCGGACTGCTGCTGCCCAACCGGGTGGTGGTCTCCGCCATGTGCCAGTACAGCGCCGAGGACGGCCGGCCCAACGACTGGCATCTGGTGCATCTGGGCAGCCGCGCCGTCGGCGGCGCCGGGCTGGTGATCACCGAGATGACCGATATCAGCCGGGAAGCCCGGATCACCCCGGGTTGTGCGGGGCTCTATCAGGACGAGCACGTCACTGCGTGGCGCCGCATCACCGACTTCGTGCACGAGAACACGACGTCGAAGATCGGCGTCCAGCTCGCCCACGCCGGCCGCAAGGGAGCGACCAAGCTGGCCTGGGAAGGCATTGACGAGCCGCTGGAAGAAGGGGCCTGGCCCCTCCTCGCCGCCTCCCCCATTCCCTACCTGGAGCACAGCCAGGTCCCCAAGGCGATGGATCACGGTGACATGGACGCGGTGCGGGACGACTTTGTCGCCGCCGCGCGCCGAGCTGACGAGGCGGGCTTCGATCTGCTGGAGCTCCACTGCGCCCACGGCTACCTCCTCGCCACCTTCCTCTCCCCCCTCACCAACCAGCGTCAGGACGAGTACGGCGGCTCGTTGGAGAACCGCATGCGCTATCCGCTGGAGGTCTTCGATGCGGTGCGGGCGGTGTGGCCGGAAGACAAGCCCATCTTCGTGCGCATTTCGGCGGTGGATTGGGCCCCCGGGGGCAATCAGCCGGAGGACGCGGTGGAGATCGCCCGGTTGCTGAAGGCCCACGACTGCGACCTGGTGGATGTCTCCGCCGGCCAGACGGTGCCCGACGCCAAGCCCGTCTACGGCCGCCTCTTCCAAACTCCGTTCTCGGATCGGGTACGCCACGAGGTGGGGATTCCCACCATGGCGGTGGGCAATATTTCGTCCTACACCGACGTCAACACCATCCTCGCCGCCGGCCGGGCGGACCTCTGCGCCCTGGCCCGCATGCATCTGTGGGATCCCTATTGGACCCGCCACGCCGCCCACGCCCTCGGTTGGGATCTGCCCTGGCCGGATCCGTACTCGGTGCTCGACCGCTTCACGCCGCGTTTCGAGTAG
- a CDS encoding SLC13 family permease, whose product MGAEAIWLLLLLAATFAFFVFEVLPVEVTALCMLSLLTLSGLVSLDQAVAGFSNPGVLTIGGLFVLSHALVRTGFLEVAAERLSRRFGKRPWLGIAVLLLAVALMSGFLNNTAVVVITIPLAVDLCRRFQLSPSRVLIPLSYAAIIGGTLTLIGTSTNLLVSSIAEDSEVGALSMFDFLPLGSLFLVVGLIYILVVAPRFLPARITTRSLTVSYKMDEFLTELRVDEGSKLVGRTVLDSDLSRKYDVTVLTVIRGSQRFEDRLHRLPLEVGDLLIVRCPVESLPRLREDLGVALLTDVKLTEEELLGSDRVVLEALIPPRSRLIGRTLQEADFRRHFGGFVLAIRHLDSTRRTRIARARLRLSDTLLLITSRDRLEDLRSHGDLIITSELDLQLRRQRYWWLPLVLIPAIVGLAAAGVVDILLGVLLAVAVLFALKVINPADGYRAIDWSVVVFIAAFIPVGAAMTHTGLAEKIASIVLAPSSWMPEAWAPWVAVSVLYLATSIITELVTNNAAAIVLTPVAISMAASLGVDPKPLILAVCFAASASFLTPTGYQTNLMVYGPGGYRFTDFLRFGAPLNLLFWILATVCIPVFWSF is encoded by the coding sequence ATGGGTGCCGAAGCCATCTGGTTGCTGCTGCTCCTCGCCGCCACCTTCGCGTTCTTCGTCTTCGAAGTGCTGCCGGTGGAGGTCACCGCCCTGTGCATGCTCTCGCTGCTCACCCTCAGCGGCCTGGTGAGTCTCGACCAGGCGGTGGCGGGTTTTTCCAACCCTGGAGTGCTGACCATCGGCGGTCTTTTCGTCCTCAGCCACGCCCTAGTGCGGACCGGCTTCTTGGAAGTCGCCGCGGAGAGGCTGAGCCGGCGCTTCGGCAAGCGGCCGTGGCTGGGCATCGCCGTGCTGCTCCTGGCCGTCGCGTTGATGTCCGGCTTCCTCAACAACACCGCCGTGGTGGTGATCACCATTCCGTTGGCGGTGGACCTCTGCCGCAGGTTCCAGCTCAGCCCCAGCCGGGTGCTCATCCCTCTCTCCTATGCCGCCATCATCGGCGGCACCCTGACCCTCATCGGCACGTCCACCAACCTGCTGGTCAGCTCCATCGCCGAGGACTCGGAGGTCGGCGCCCTGTCGATGTTCGACTTCCTGCCCCTGGGTAGCCTTTTCCTGGTCGTGGGGTTGATCTACATCCTGGTGGTGGCGCCCCGTTTTCTGCCGGCGCGCATCACCACCCGCAGTCTCACCGTCAGCTACAAGATGGACGAATTTCTCACCGAGCTGCGGGTCGACGAAGGATCCAAGCTGGTGGGCCGGACGGTGCTCGACTCCGACCTCAGCCGCAAATACGACGTCACCGTGTTGACGGTGATCCGCGGCTCCCAGCGGTTCGAGGACCGGCTCCACCGGCTGCCCCTCGAAGTCGGGGATCTGCTCATCGTGCGCTGCCCGGTAGAGAGCTTGCCGCGGTTGCGGGAGGATCTCGGGGTCGCCCTGCTCACCGACGTCAAGCTCACCGAGGAAGAGCTCTTGGGCAGCGACCGGGTGGTGCTGGAGGCGTTGATTCCGCCGCGCAGCCGGCTCATCGGACGAACCCTCCAGGAGGCGGATTTCCGCCGCCACTTCGGCGGCTTCGTCCTCGCCATCCGGCACCTCGACTCGACCCGGCGGACGCGCATCGCCCGCGCGCGATTGCGGCTCTCGGACACTCTCCTGCTCATCACCTCCCGGGACCGTCTCGAAGATCTGCGCAGCCATGGAGATCTGATCATCACCTCCGAGCTCGACCTCCAGCTACGGCGCCAGAGGTACTGGTGGTTGCCCCTGGTGTTGATCCCGGCCATCGTCGGTCTCGCCGCCGCCGGCGTCGTCGACATTCTGCTCGGCGTGCTCCTGGCGGTGGCCGTGCTCTTCGCCCTCAAGGTGATCAACCCGGCGGATGGATATCGAGCCATCGATTGGTCGGTGGTGGTCTTCATCGCGGCCTTCATCCCGGTGGGAGCCGCCATGACCCACACCGGGTTGGCGGAGAAGATCGCGTCCATCGTCCTTGCCCCGAGCTCTTGGATGCCGGAGGCCTGGGCGCCTTGGGTGGCGGTGTCGGTGCTCTATCTGGCCACCTCCATCATCACCGAGCTGGTCACCAACAACGCCGCCGCCATCGTGCTGACGCCGGTGGCCATCAGCATGGCGGCGTCCCTCGGTGTCGATCCCAAGCCCTTGATCCTGGCGGTGTGCTTCGCCGCCTCCGCCTCCTTCCTCACCCCCACGGGGTACCAGACCAACCTCATGGTCTACGGCCCCGGTGGCTACCGCTTCACCGACTTCCTGCGCTTCGGCGCTCCCCTCAACCTTCTGTTCTGGATCCTCGCCACGGTTTGCATCCCGGTCTTTTGGTCCTTCTGA
- a CDS encoding 3-hydroxyacyl-CoA dehydrogenase NAD-binding domain-containing protein, producing MSQPHANPSRQTIGVVGAGTMGRGIAQTAATAGHPVVLYDLDAEAREAARQHLHKIHRRLVDKGRLSEAESEAILQRIGLCNRMERFSACSVVVEAVVEDLEIKRQVFRQLEEVTTPEAVLATNTSSLSVTALSAACQRPVRVAGAHFFNPVPLMPLVEVIPGLETAAETVSTLRQLLERWGKTVVEAQDTPGFIVNRVARPFYGESLRLVEEGIASPATVDWALKELGGFPMGPFELMDLVGNDVSLKVTETVFHEMGYDPRYRPSLLQRRLVQAGRLGRKSGRGFYDYRDDTERPAPEPDRELAKKIFRRVLVMLINEAADAVHWRVASAPDIDLAMTTGVRYPKGLLAWCDELGAGAVLEDLEALHREYGEDRYRPSPLLRRLARDGGSFHRSPEGAGE from the coding sequence ATGAGCCAGCCCCACGCCAACCCCTCCCGCCAGACCATCGGCGTCGTCGGTGCCGGCACCATGGGCCGCGGCATCGCCCAGACCGCCGCCACCGCCGGTCACCCGGTGGTGCTCTACGACCTCGACGCCGAAGCGCGGGAGGCGGCGCGGCAGCATCTGCACAAGATTCACCGGCGGTTGGTGGACAAGGGCCGGCTCAGCGAGGCCGAGTCGGAAGCCATCCTCCAGCGCATCGGCCTCTGCAACCGGATGGAGCGATTCTCCGCCTGCTCGGTGGTGGTGGAAGCGGTGGTGGAGGATCTGGAGATCAAGCGGCAGGTCTTCCGCCAGCTCGAAGAGGTGACCACCCCGGAGGCGGTGCTGGCCACCAACACCTCCTCCCTCTCGGTCACCGCTTTGAGCGCCGCCTGCCAGCGGCCGGTGCGGGTGGCGGGAGCCCACTTCTTCAATCCCGTCCCACTGATGCCGCTGGTGGAGGTGATCCCCGGCTTGGAGACCGCGGCGGAAACGGTCTCGACTCTCCGCCAGCTGTTGGAGCGCTGGGGCAAGACGGTGGTGGAAGCCCAGGACACCCCCGGCTTCATCGTCAACCGGGTGGCCCGGCCCTTCTACGGCGAGAGCCTGCGCCTGGTGGAGGAAGGCATCGCCTCCCCCGCCACCGTCGATTGGGCCCTGAAAGAGCTGGGAGGCTTCCCCATGGGGCCATTCGAGCTGATGGACCTGGTGGGCAACGACGTCAGCCTCAAGGTCACCGAGACGGTCTTCCACGAGATGGGCTACGACCCCCGCTACCGCCCAAGCCTGCTGCAGCGGCGGCTGGTGCAAGCCGGGCGGCTGGGACGCAAGAGCGGGCGCGGCTTCTACGACTATCGGGACGACACGGAAAGGCCCGCACCGGAGCCCGACCGCGAGCTCGCGAAGAAGATCTTTCGACGGGTGCTGGTGATGTTGATCAACGAGGCCGCCGACGCGGTCCATTGGAGAGTCGCCAGCGCTCCCGACATCGATCTCGCCATGACCACCGGCGTGCGCTATCCCAAGGGTCTGCTGGCCTGGTGCGACGAGCTCGGCGCCGGTGCCGTCCTCGAGGATCTGGAAGCGCTGCACCGGGAGTACGGCGAGGACCGCTACCGCCCCAGCCCTCTGCTGCGGCGCCTGGCCCGAGACGGCGGCAGCTTCCACCGCTCCCCGGAGGGAGCCGGAGAGTGA
- the pcaF gene encoding 3-oxoadipyl-CoA thiolase, whose product MGAVYVVDAVRTAIGRLGGSLAPVRTDDLAAVPLRALLDRSADLDPGAVDEVILGCANQAGEDCRNVARMASLLAGLPPEVPGLTVNRLCGSGLSAVVAAARALAVGDAEVILAGGVEHMTRAPYVLSKASKAFGRDSQLYDTSLGWRFVNPRLERLYGIDSMGQTAENLAREHDISREDQDAFALASQRKAVAARESGRLAREIVAVEVPRRKAEPLVFDRDEFPRPDSSAEALAKLRPVFVPEPNPGKPGTVTAGNASGLNDGAAALLLASEEGLRRHGLVPRARLLASAVVGVEPRIMGIGPVPASRRALERAGLDLDAMDVIEINEAFAAQVLACTRSLELADDDPRINPSGGAIALGHPLGMSGARLLTTALLQLEEADGRHALCTLCVGVGQGVAAVLERVS is encoded by the coding sequence CTGGGCGCCGTCTACGTGGTGGACGCCGTGCGCACCGCCATCGGCCGCCTGGGGGGGAGCCTGGCCCCGGTGCGCACCGACGACCTCGCCGCGGTGCCGTTGCGGGCGCTCCTGGACCGGTCGGCGGATCTCGATCCCGGCGCCGTCGACGAGGTGATCCTGGGCTGCGCCAACCAGGCCGGCGAGGATTGCCGCAACGTCGCCCGCATGGCGTCGCTACTGGCGGGGCTGCCGCCGGAGGTGCCGGGGCTCACCGTCAACCGGCTGTGCGGCTCGGGGCTGAGCGCCGTAGTGGCTGCCGCCCGCGCCCTCGCCGTCGGTGACGCGGAGGTCATCCTGGCCGGCGGCGTCGAACACATGACCCGCGCCCCCTACGTTCTCTCCAAAGCTTCCAAAGCCTTTGGCCGGGACTCCCAGCTCTACGACACGAGCCTCGGCTGGCGCTTCGTCAATCCGCGGCTGGAACGTCTCTACGGCATCGATTCCATGGGCCAGACGGCGGAGAATCTGGCGCGGGAGCACGACATTTCCCGCGAGGACCAGGACGCCTTCGCCCTCGCCTCCCAGCGCAAGGCCGTCGCCGCCCGGGAGAGCGGCCGGCTGGCGCGGGAGATCGTGGCGGTGGAGGTCCCCCGGCGCAAAGCGGAGCCCCTGGTCTTCGACCGCGATGAATTTCCCCGGCCTGATTCCAGCGCCGAGGCCTTGGCCAAGCTCCGGCCGGTCTTCGTGCCGGAGCCCAACCCTGGAAAACCAGGTACCGTCACCGCCGGCAACGCCTCGGGCCTCAACGACGGTGCCGCCGCCCTGCTGCTGGCTTCCGAGGAAGGGCTGCGGCGCCACGGCCTGGTGCCCCGAGCGCGGCTGCTGGCCAGCGCCGTGGTGGGGGTGGAGCCACGCATCATGGGCATCGGCCCGGTGCCCGCCAGCCGCCGAGCCCTGGAGCGCGCCGGCCTCGATCTCGACGCCATGGACGTCATCGAGATCAACGAGGCCTTCGCCGCCCAGGTGCTCGCCTGCACCCGCAGCTTGGAGCTAGCCGACGACGATCCCCGGATCAATCCCAGCGGCGGCGCCATCGCCCTCGGCCATCCCCTGGGTATGTCCGGCGCCCGTCTGCTCACCACCGCCCTGCTGCAGCTCGAGGAGGCCGATGGCCGCCACGCCCTCTGTACCCTCTGCGTCGGCGTCGGCCAGGGAGTGGCAGCAGTGCTCGAACGAGTTTCTTGA